In one Corallococcus sp. EGB genomic region, the following are encoded:
- a CDS encoding aminotransferase class I/II-fold pyridoxal phosphate-dependent enzyme, giving the protein MSSRIYLSSPHMGAFERGYVDDAFLSNWIAPLGPHVDAFQEEFARCVGSPHALALSSGTAALHLALQLVGVGPGDDVLVSTLTFSASVNPIRYLGASPVFIDSERTSWNMDPALLEEELTTRARQGRLPRAVVVVHLYGQSADLDPIMAACDRYGVPVVEDAAEALGSTYKGKAPGTVGRVGIYSFNGNKIITTSGGGMLVSADGELVQHALKLATQARDTAPHYQHSEIGYNYRMSNVLAAIGRGQLHVLEERVSARRANHAFYAEAFRDLPGIAFMPEAPWGRHTRWLTTVTIDPEVFGADREVVRTALERENIEARPVWKPMHLQPVFASFERRRGAVAEDLFRHGLCLPSGSNLTPRELERVVEVVRAVPRKQGLRTAG; this is encoded by the coding sequence ATGTCCTCCCGCATCTACCTGTCGTCTCCCCACATGGGGGCGTTCGAGCGCGGCTACGTCGACGACGCGTTCCTCAGCAATTGGATCGCGCCCCTGGGCCCCCACGTCGACGCCTTCCAGGAGGAGTTCGCGCGGTGCGTGGGCAGCCCGCACGCGCTGGCGCTGAGCTCGGGCACGGCCGCGCTCCACCTGGCGCTCCAGCTGGTGGGCGTGGGCCCCGGCGACGACGTGCTGGTGAGCACGCTCACCTTCTCCGCGTCGGTGAATCCCATCCGCTACCTGGGCGCCTCACCCGTCTTCATCGACAGCGAGCGCACGTCCTGGAACATGGACCCCGCGCTCCTGGAGGAGGAGCTGACGACGCGGGCCCGCCAGGGCCGGCTGCCTCGCGCCGTGGTGGTGGTGCACCTGTACGGCCAGAGCGCGGACCTGGACCCCATCATGGCCGCCTGCGACCGCTACGGCGTGCCCGTGGTGGAGGACGCGGCGGAGGCCCTGGGCAGCACGTACAAGGGGAAGGCCCCCGGCACGGTGGGCCGCGTGGGCATCTACTCCTTCAACGGCAACAAGATCATCACCACGTCCGGGGGCGGGATGCTGGTGTCCGCGGACGGCGAGCTGGTGCAGCACGCCCTCAAGCTGGCCACGCAGGCGCGCGACACGGCGCCGCACTACCAGCACTCGGAGATTGGCTACAACTACCGGATGAGCAACGTGCTGGCCGCCATCGGGCGGGGGCAGCTGCACGTGCTGGAGGAGCGGGTGTCCGCGCGCCGCGCGAACCACGCCTTCTACGCGGAGGCCTTCCGGGACCTGCCGGGCATCGCGTTCATGCCGGAGGCGCCATGGGGCCGGCACACGCGCTGGCTCACCACCGTCACCATCGACCCGGAGGTGTTCGGCGCGGACCGGGAGGTGGTGCGCACCGCGCTGGAGCGGGAGAACATCGAGGCGCGGCCGGTGTGGAAGCCCATGCACCTGCAGCCCGTCTTCGCGAGCTTCGAGCGGCGGCGGGGCGCCGTGGCGGAGGACCTGTTCCGTCACGGCCTGTGCCTGCCGTCCGGCTCCAACCTCACGCCCCGCGAGCTCGAGCGGGTGGTGGAGGTGGTCCGAGCCGTTCCACGGAAGCAGGGGCTGCGGACTGCGGGCTGA
- a CDS encoding sugar transferase has product MQRQAGTGLFLKRCIDVLAAALGLICVCPVMAVTALFVWLTMGGPVLFRQQRPGRNGQLFTLFKFRTMLDATDADGQVLPDEQRLTWAGRLLRSTSLDELPQLLNVLKGDMSLVGPRPLLVEYLPRYSPEQARRHDVMPGITGWAQVNGRNALSWEERFRLDVWYVEHWSLALDLKVLALTVVRVLQRQGVSFASEATLHKFMGSAPSEPHRAALRQPEAAPVSPQSAAPASVERLGPPPPPARARGA; this is encoded by the coding sequence ATGCAAAGACAGGCAGGAACCGGGCTGTTCCTCAAGCGTTGCATCGACGTGCTGGCGGCGGCGCTCGGGCTGATATGTGTTTGCCCGGTGATGGCCGTCACGGCGCTCTTCGTCTGGCTGACGATGGGCGGCCCCGTCCTCTTCCGGCAGCAGCGCCCTGGCAGGAACGGACAGCTGTTCACCCTCTTCAAGTTCCGCACCATGCTGGACGCGACGGACGCGGACGGCCAGGTGCTGCCGGACGAGCAGCGCCTCACCTGGGCCGGGCGGCTCTTGCGCTCCACCAGCCTGGATGAGCTGCCCCAGTTGTTGAACGTGCTGAAGGGCGACATGAGCCTCGTCGGGCCCCGCCCGCTGCTGGTGGAGTACCTGCCGCGCTACAGTCCGGAGCAGGCGCGGCGCCACGACGTGATGCCCGGCATCACCGGCTGGGCGCAGGTCAACGGCCGCAACGCGCTCAGCTGGGAGGAGCGCTTCCGGCTGGATGTCTGGTACGTGGAGCACTGGAGCCTGGCGCTGGACTTGAAGGTGCTGGCCCTGACCGTGGTGCGCGTGCTGCAGCGCCAGGGCGTCTCCTTCGCGAGCGAGGCCACCCTGCACAAGTTCATGGGGAGCGCGCCGTCGGAGCCCCACCGCGCGGCGCTCCGGCAGCCGGAGGCCGCCCCGGTCAGCCCGCAGTCCGCAGCCCCTGCTTCCGTGGAACGGCTCGGACCACCTCCACCACCCGCTCGAGCTCGCGGGGCGTGA